In a genomic window of Halobiforma lacisalsi AJ5:
- a CDS encoding ABC transporter ATP-binding protein: MSAITLDGVRKRYPGGVLAVKGVDIDIESGEFVTLVGPSGCGKTTTLRTIAGFERPTDGTVSIADEEVTDLPPYERDTGMVFQDFALFPHMTIHENVAYGMEADGGYTDEEIDARVAEMLELVELPEMGDRTPDQLSGGQQQRVALARALAPKPQALLLDEPLASLDKKLREQMQVELRRIQQEVGITTVFVTHNQEEALTMSDRIAVMNDGRFEQVGPPGEVYDEPKTRFVADFLGTANIFDGSVRAVENGRATVECDDVTLRTRATSGVKTGDDVSVVIRPERFELSTATTDGGTTAEADGADLNVFEGEITFRRHLGSSIEYHLETLEGRELVVVRRSGHDERTAGERVSVRVEADDCRIVEA; encoded by the coding sequence ATGAGCGCTATCACACTCGACGGCGTCAGGAAGCGGTATCCGGGCGGCGTACTCGCGGTCAAGGGCGTCGATATCGACATCGAGAGCGGCGAGTTCGTTACGCTCGTCGGTCCCTCGGGCTGTGGGAAGACGACGACGCTGCGGACGATCGCCGGCTTCGAGCGGCCGACCGACGGCACGGTGTCGATCGCCGACGAGGAGGTTACCGACCTGCCGCCGTACGAACGCGACACGGGGATGGTCTTCCAGGACTTCGCGCTGTTCCCGCATATGACCATCCACGAGAACGTCGCCTACGGAATGGAGGCCGACGGCGGCTACACCGACGAGGAGATCGACGCCCGCGTGGCGGAGATGCTCGAACTCGTCGAACTGCCGGAGATGGGCGACCGGACGCCGGACCAGCTGTCAGGCGGCCAGCAACAGCGCGTGGCGCTGGCACGGGCGCTCGCGCCGAAGCCGCAGGCGCTGTTGCTCGACGAACCGCTCGCGAGCCTCGACAAGAAGCTCCGCGAGCAGATGCAGGTCGAACTCCGGCGGATCCAGCAGGAGGTCGGCATCACGACCGTCTTCGTCACGCACAACCAGGAGGAGGCGCTGACGATGTCCGACCGGATCGCCGTGATGAATGACGGCCGCTTCGAACAGGTCGGCCCGCCGGGCGAGGTCTACGACGAGCCCAAGACCCGGTTCGTCGCGGACTTCCTCGGCACGGCCAACATCTTTGACGGCTCCGTCCGCGCCGTCGAGAACGGCCGCGCGACCGTCGAGTGTGACGACGTAACGCTCCGGACACGAGCCACGAGCGGCGTCAAGACGGGCGACGACGTCTCCGTCGTGATCCGGCCCGAGCGGTTCGAACTCTCGACCGCGACGACCGACGGCGGGACGACCGCCGAGGCGGATGGTGCCGACCTCAACGTTTTCGAGGGCGAGATCACCTTCCGGCGGCACCTCGGCAGCAGCATCGAGTACCACCTCGAGACGCTCGAGGGACGGGAACTCGTGGTCGTCCGGCGGAGCGGCCACGACGAACGAACGGCCGGCGAACGCGTGTCGGTCCGGGTCGAGGCCGACGACTGCCGGATCGTGGAGGCATAG
- a CDS encoding DUF7501 family protein produces the protein MTTDSHPPRDSADWDTPDCCPFCGATLPDGGGGFMDHVDETPVCDERFRDWLERVREDMEGEWGG, from the coding sequence ATGACGACGGACTCCCACCCACCGCGGGACTCGGCCGACTGGGACACTCCCGACTGCTGTCCGTTCTGCGGGGCGACACTCCCCGACGGCGGCGGCGGATTTATGGACCACGTCGACGAGACGCCGGTCTGTGACGAACGCTTCCGGGACTGGCTCGAGCGGGTTCGCGAGGACATGGAGGGCGAGTGGGGCGGGTAG
- a CDS encoding MATE family efflux transporter → MSPEQPPSGPDEDPLADDESAEEGTPSDGAPDEGSKANPDMKSVPGGSSITRGSLVKPLFHLAWPIVVIQLLQVTYNVVDTLYLGRLSAEAVGAISLAFPLIFLLIAVAGGFTTAGAILVAQYTGATGDRSAGLVAGQTVSFVGGLSILLGIAGYFYTRPALELLPSDPETSASVIPLAADYMEVIFLGLPLMFGFFIFSSLMRGYGDTRTPMLVMVVSVAVNVVLDPIFIFGFQDNPLFAWLGLTALEESLFAAVGFTGLGIEGAALATVLARGVGTGIGLWLLFGTGLGPTVDLAHLRPDFGFIEDIVRLGTPSMVEQSTSALAMIALTAIVVTFSPPVVSAYGLGNRLISLVFLPAMGLGRAIDTMVGQNLGADRADRASRSAWLAASTGAGVMLLVAVIAVAFTEPIVSVFLGDVPDAPETIALGVEYVRIRSVEFAFIGVSQVMLGAFRGAGNTKTAMVISIITLWVGRVGTVFTLVFILGWGETGIWVGMAVGNVLGAIVGVAWFARGTWKEKYIDEDRVDEQEPVSDSAAG, encoded by the coding sequence ATGAGTCCAGAGCAACCACCCTCCGGCCCCGACGAGGACCCCCTCGCGGACGACGAGTCCGCCGAGGAGGGGACGCCCAGCGACGGCGCTCCCGACGAAGGTTCGAAAGCGAATCCCGACATGAAGTCGGTTCCCGGCGGGAGTTCGATCACCCGCGGGAGCCTCGTGAAGCCGCTCTTTCACCTGGCCTGGCCGATCGTCGTCATCCAGTTACTCCAGGTCACCTACAACGTCGTCGACACGCTGTATCTGGGGCGGCTCTCGGCGGAGGCCGTCGGGGCGATCAGCCTCGCGTTCCCGCTGATCTTTCTGCTGATCGCCGTCGCCGGCGGGTTCACTACCGCCGGAGCGATCCTCGTCGCCCAGTATACCGGCGCGACCGGCGACCGCTCGGCAGGGCTGGTCGCCGGCCAGACCGTCTCGTTCGTCGGCGGCCTCTCGATTCTGCTCGGCATCGCCGGCTACTTCTACACGCGGCCGGCGCTCGAACTCCTGCCCAGCGATCCGGAGACTTCCGCGAGCGTCATCCCACTGGCGGCGGACTACATGGAGGTCATCTTCCTCGGCCTCCCGCTGATGTTCGGGTTCTTCATCTTCTCGTCGCTGATGCGGGGCTACGGCGACACTCGGACGCCGATGCTGGTGATGGTCGTCTCCGTCGCCGTCAACGTCGTTCTCGACCCGATATTCATCTTCGGGTTCCAGGACAACCCCCTGTTCGCGTGGCTCGGGTTGACCGCCCTCGAGGAGAGTCTGTTCGCCGCAGTTGGCTTTACGGGACTGGGAATCGAGGGCGCCGCCCTCGCGACAGTCCTCGCTCGCGGAGTCGGGACCGGAATCGGCCTCTGGCTGCTGTTCGGGACCGGACTGGGCCCCACGGTCGACCTCGCGCACCTCCGGCCCGACTTCGGGTTCATCGAGGACATCGTCCGGCTGGGAACGCCGAGCATGGTCGAACAGAGCACGAGCGCCCTGGCGATGATCGCCCTGACCGCGATCGTCGTCACGTTCTCGCCCCCGGTCGTCTCGGCCTACGGGCTGGGCAACCGGCTGATCTCGTTGGTCTTCCTGCCGGCGATGGGGTTGGGGCGCGCGATCGACACGATGGTGGGGCAGAACCTCGGGGCGGATCGGGCGGATCGCGCATCGCGCTCGGCGTGGCTCGCCGCCTCGACGGGTGCCGGCGTCATGCTGCTGGTCGCCGTGATCGCCGTGGCGTTCACGGAACCGATCGTCAGCGTGTTCCTCGGGGACGTCCCCGATGCCCCCGAGACGATCGCCCTCGGGGTCGAGTACGTCCGGATTCGGTCGGTCGAGTTCGCCTTCATCGGCGTCTCGCAGGTGATGCTTGGGGCGTTCCGCGGGGCCGGCAACACGAAGACCGCGATGGTCATCTCGATCATCACGCTGTGGGTCGGGCGCGTCGGTACCGTCTTCACCCTCGTATTCATCCTGGGCTGGGGCGAAACCGGGATCTGGGTCGGCATGGCCGTCGGTAACGTCCTCGGGGCGATCGTCGGCGTGGCCTGGTTCGCCCGGGGGACCTGGAAGGAGAAGTACATCGACGAGGATCGCGTCGACGAACAGGAGCCGGTTTCTGACAGCGCGGCGGGATAG
- a CDS encoding metal-dependent hydrolase, translating into MNKRGHVLNAMLLSLGLGYLFEPAGNLETFRTIVTIGVPVTLGALVPDVDTAFGKHRKTLHNLPLLVGFVAFPELFGNLEYVWIGVLTHYVLDVAGSKRGIALFYPVWKKEFGLPLGVPVSSSRADLMTVFVTALELGIAALVVYDVPQYGVQVARQSVGL; encoded by the coding sequence ATGAACAAGCGAGGACACGTTCTCAACGCCATGCTACTCAGCCTCGGGCTGGGGTATCTCTTCGAGCCCGCCGGGAACCTCGAGACCTTCCGAACGATCGTCACCATCGGGGTGCCCGTCACGCTCGGAGCGCTGGTTCCCGACGTCGACACCGCCTTCGGCAAGCACCGCAAGACCCTGCACAACCTCCCGCTGCTGGTCGGCTTCGTCGCGTTCCCGGAACTGTTCGGCAACCTCGAGTACGTCTGGATCGGCGTGCTCACCCACTACGTCCTCGACGTCGCGGGGAGCAAACGCGGCATCGCGCTGTTCTACCCGGTCTGGAAGAAGGAGTTCGGGCTGCCGCTGGGCGTCCCGGTCAGCAGCAGTCGCGCGGACCTGATGACCGTGTTCGTGACGGCGCTCGAACTCGGCATCGCCGCGCTCGTCGTCTACGACGTCCCGCAGTACGGGGTCCAGGTGGCTCGGCAGTCCGTCGGACTGTAG
- a CDS encoding ArsA family ATPase: protein MSGIDVEPVDEEADTGTDVDADGDNTIEVTPTESVGDERDTIDVEPSDEPIDGPDYVLYGGKGGVGKTTMAAATALDSARSGVRTLVVSTDPAHSLSDTFETDVPAEPARLREDVPLYGAEIDPEAAIERGEAAFVGGDGAGTGPGAGGPLGGLGEMFGDDSPMDALFGGSMPGADEAAAMQLLLEYMDDERFDRVVVDTAPTGHTLRLLELPEIMDTMVGRILQFRQRIGGMFENMKGMFGGEEPEPEESADLEDLQVLRERIERLRAALQDPARTDFRIVLIPEEMSVFESKRLREQLEEFSIPVGTVVVNRVMEPLSDVTDDVEGAEFLQPNLDDCEFCQRRWDVQQSALAEAQDLFRGTDVKRVPLFAEEVRGEDMLEVVAACLR from the coding sequence ATGAGCGGAATCGACGTCGAGCCGGTCGACGAGGAGGCGGATACCGGAACCGATGTGGACGCTGACGGCGACAACACCATCGAAGTGACGCCGACCGAGTCGGTCGGCGACGAGCGGGACACGATCGACGTCGAGCCCTCCGACGAGCCGATCGACGGCCCCGACTACGTCCTCTACGGCGGCAAAGGCGGCGTCGGGAAGACGACGATGGCGGCCGCGACGGCGCTCGACAGCGCCCGCTCGGGCGTTCGCACCCTCGTCGTCTCGACGGACCCCGCACACTCCCTGTCTGACACGTTCGAGACCGACGTCCCCGCCGAACCCGCGCGGCTCCGCGAGGACGTGCCGCTCTACGGGGCCGAGATCGACCCCGAAGCGGCGATCGAGCGCGGCGAGGCGGCGTTCGTGGGCGGCGACGGAGCGGGAACGGGACCGGGAGCCGGCGGCCCCCTCGGCGGCCTCGGCGAGATGTTCGGCGACGACTCCCCGATGGACGCGCTGTTCGGCGGCTCCATGCCCGGTGCGGACGAAGCCGCCGCGATGCAACTGCTGCTCGAGTACATGGACGACGAACGGTTCGACCGGGTCGTCGTCGACACGGCCCCGACCGGTCACACCCTCCGCCTGCTCGAGTTGCCCGAGATCATGGATACGATGGTCGGCCGCATCCTCCAGTTCCGCCAGCGAATCGGGGGCATGTTCGAGAACATGAAGGGGATGTTCGGCGGTGAGGAGCCGGAACCCGAGGAGTCGGCCGACCTCGAGGACCTGCAGGTCCTCCGCGAGCGGATCGAACGGCTCCGCGCGGCGCTGCAGGACCCGGCACGGACGGACTTCCGGATCGTCCTGATCCCCGAGGAGATGAGCGTCTTCGAGTCCAAACGGCTGCGCGAGCAACTCGAGGAGTTCTCGATCCCGGTCGGAACCGTCGTCGTCAACCGGGTGATGGAACCGCTGTCGGACGTCACCGACGACGTGGAGGGCGCCGAGTTCCTCCAGCCCAACCTGGACGACTGCGAGTTCTGCCAGCGACGCTGGGACGTCCAGCAGTCCGCGCTGGCCGAAGCACAGGACCTGTTCCGGGGCACCGACGTCAAACGCGTCCCCCTGTTCGCCGAGGAGGTCCGCGGCGAGGACATGCTCGAGGTCGTGGCGGCCTGTCTCCGGTAG
- a CDS encoding phosphatase PAP2 family protein — translation MSRGIGGVEVVQQYLPEWGAVVLALLTQLGDIWFLATVFAALYWFGVPNRDDVATLAGVWLSGIGLYNGLKELFGFPRPDRPLLETELLPPVVQPLYEATAFATGYGFPSGHAVNVTIVYVGLAALLPVGTARTRFGAAAAVVATVSFTRVALGVHYVIDVVVGVAVGLTLLAGTWHLVRRLPVDGATVSFGLAVVFGGFFLATLGTDAAIEGFAVLGAALGAFGGWQLVALERHLGAEPRSTRRSALRSRPAAVRGGLAALALLPLLTALALVVLSSAYAAGGAAGLATAAAVFVPTRFSSRR, via the coding sequence ATGTCCCGCGGTATCGGCGGAGTCGAGGTAGTCCAGCAGTACCTCCCCGAGTGGGGAGCCGTTGTCCTCGCGTTACTCACGCAACTGGGCGATATTTGGTTTCTCGCAACGGTCTTCGCCGCCCTCTACTGGTTCGGCGTGCCGAACCGCGACGACGTCGCCACGCTCGCGGGCGTCTGGCTCTCCGGTATCGGCCTCTACAACGGGCTCAAGGAACTGTTCGGGTTCCCGCGACCGGACCGGCCGCTGCTCGAGACCGAACTCCTGCCGCCGGTCGTCCAGCCGCTGTACGAGGCGACCGCCTTCGCGACCGGCTACGGCTTCCCGAGCGGGCACGCCGTCAACGTAACGATCGTCTACGTCGGCCTGGCGGCGCTCCTGCCGGTCGGGACGGCCCGAACGCGGTTCGGCGCGGCCGCGGCGGTCGTCGCGACGGTCTCGTTCACCCGCGTCGCCCTCGGCGTCCACTACGTGATCGACGTCGTCGTCGGCGTCGCCGTCGGCCTGACTCTGCTCGCGGGAACGTGGCACCTCGTGCGCCGCCTGCCGGTCGACGGCGCGACAGTCTCGTTCGGCCTGGCCGTCGTCTTCGGAGGATTCTTCCTCGCGACCCTCGGCACCGACGCCGCGATCGAGGGCTTTGCCGTGCTGGGGGCCGCCCTCGGCGCGTTCGGCGGGTGGCAACTCGTCGCGCTCGAGCGCCACCTGGGCGCGGAGCCGCGTTCGACCCGTCGATCGGCGCTGAGATCCCGGCCCGCCGCCGTCAGAGGAGGGCTCGCCGCGCTGGCATTGCTCCCGCTGCTCACGGCGCTCGCGCTGGTCGTGCTCTCGTCGGCGTACGCCGCGGGCGGCGCCGCCGGCCTCGCGACGGCCGCGGCCGTCTTCGTCCCGACCCGCTTCTCGAGTCGGCGATGA
- a CDS encoding pyridoxal phosphate-dependent aminotransferase, protein MEYETPLFFRVMEYASQAEGDVIDMVSGNPDWEPPEALRDALHEYADLEPDAFQYPPSPGLHELREEIAARRGVDAEQVVVTNGAGEANYLAMARALERDRGDEIVLADPVYPYYPGKTTMLGGTQTYVSTDETGQLDPAAVREAASEDTAAIVANSPNNPTGAVYPEETVRELVAIAEEYDAVLVSDEVYDHFDLAGNFSSALEVESDHRIVTNAFSKSLAITGFRVGYAIFPPELVENAKSRHMLVNVAGSRPSQYAVLQALRETDPDYYERNRDLLRERVDAFTDALDAAGASYTEPEGAFYVMARFEEYPGTLENVFELIDEAGVAGMPGTAFGDSRSDWIRFALVTPRVEEAADRLATYFE, encoded by the coding sequence ATGGAATACGAGACGCCGCTTTTCTTCCGCGTGATGGAGTACGCCTCGCAGGCGGAGGGAGACGTCATCGACATGGTCAGCGGAAACCCCGACTGGGAGCCGCCCGAAGCGCTCCGGGACGCGCTCCACGAGTACGCCGACCTCGAGCCGGACGCGTTCCAGTACCCGCCCAGCCCGGGACTGCACGAACTCCGCGAGGAGATCGCCGCCCGACGGGGCGTAGACGCCGAACAGGTCGTCGTCACGAACGGGGCCGGCGAGGCCAACTACCTCGCGATGGCCCGCGCGCTAGAGCGCGACCGCGGCGACGAGATCGTCCTCGCCGACCCCGTCTACCCTTACTATCCCGGAAAGACGACGATGCTCGGGGGCACCCAGACCTACGTGTCGACCGACGAGACCGGTCAGCTCGATCCCGCGGCCGTCCGCGAGGCCGCAAGCGAGGACACCGCCGCGATCGTCGCCAACTCGCCGAACAACCCGACCGGTGCGGTCTACCCCGAGGAGACGGTCCGGGAACTCGTCGCGATCGCCGAGGAGTACGACGCCGTCCTGGTGAGCGACGAGGTGTACGACCACTTCGACCTCGCCGGGAACTTCTCGAGCGCGCTCGAGGTCGAGTCGGATCACCGGATCGTCACCAACGCCTTTTCGAAGTCGCTGGCGATCACCGGATTCCGTGTCGGCTACGCGATCTTCCCGCCGGAACTGGTCGAGAACGCCAAGAGCCGGCACATGCTCGTCAACGTGGCCGGCAGCCGCCCCTCCCAGTACGCCGTCCTGCAGGCGCTGCGCGAGACCGACCCCGACTACTACGAGCGAAACCGCGACCTGCTGCGCGAGCGGGTCGACGCCTTTACTGACGCCCTGGATGCCGCGGGAGCGTCCTACACCGAGCCCGAGGGTGCGTTCTACGTGATGGCCCGCTTCGAGGAGTACCCCGGGACGCTCGAGAACGTCTTCGAGTTGATCGACGAGGCGGGCGTCGCGGGGATGCCGGGGACCGCGTTCGGCGACTCCCGGTCCGACTGGATCCGGTTTGCCCTGGTCACTCCGCGGGTCGAGGAGGCGGCCGACCGGCTGGCAACGTACTTCGAGTGA
- a CDS encoding CinA family protein: MNDDIDRELPMDVADALRETDGTVAVAESCTGGLIGAALTAIPGASDYFHSGSTTYAYDAKRRRLGVSREALDEHGAVSEPVARQMARGVRDVADVTWGVSTTGIAGPTGGTEENPVGTVYIGVAYAGPWGSESSYATVSRYEFDGDRAAVRAKTVDRALEDLLAELERVRSTEADGADD; the protein is encoded by the coding sequence ATGAACGACGACATCGATCGAGAACTCCCGATGGACGTCGCGGACGCCCTCCGAGAGACGGACGGAACGGTCGCCGTGGCCGAATCCTGTACGGGTGGACTGATCGGCGCGGCCCTCACCGCCATCCCCGGCGCGAGCGACTACTTCCACTCGGGGTCGACCACCTACGCCTACGACGCCAAACGTCGCCGGCTGGGCGTCAGCCGCGAGGCGCTGGACGAACACGGGGCCGTCTCCGAACCCGTCGCGCGCCAGATGGCTCGCGGGGTCCGCGACGTCGCGGACGTTACCTGGGGCGTCTCCACTACGGGGATTGCCGGCCCGACGGGCGGCACCGAGGAGAACCCCGTCGGCACAGTCTACATCGGCGTCGCCTACGCCGGCCCGTGGGGAAGCGAGTCCTCCTACGCGACCGTCTCCCGCTACGAGTTCGACGGCGACCGCGCCGCGGTCCGCGCGAAGACCGTCGACCGTGCGCTCGAGGACCTGCTCGCGGAGCTCGAGCGGGTTCGATCGACGGAGGCAGACGGGGCGGACGACTGA
- a CDS encoding extracellular solute-binding protein, giving the protein MPGQSRQNRRAFLRTAAATGTAATLGGIAGCTGFLEDQSLTVAVYGGVFQDVLDDELFEPFNEEVDFEATSQEQPTAEEALAQYESAVDAGEAPVDVAIMSTVGVLRGLNSDLWHIWESEDEFENLQYISDDLIEEADGGIASVGALSWYINLVQNTEVIEESLDSWEALWDEEYEDTFGLLGLASNSFLLDITAEVYFDGQETLQDREGVEEVFEQLEGVTDQANFWYENEAEFQQRLRDGEVPAGMLYSDITKVMQDDGAPVQSNFVEEGSVLDSGSWVALETTELTEEARQFIDYASRPEVQDRVAESLYTAPTIDREHSEIDDETYEEIAGPGPEEAIVPHYELYLEEEEWVNERWEEFIIG; this is encoded by the coding sequence ATGCCAGGACAATCGAGACAGAACCGACGTGCGTTCCTGAGGACTGCCGCGGCGACCGGGACCGCGGCGACGCTCGGGGGGATCGCAGGCTGTACGGGATTCCTCGAGGACCAGAGCCTGACCGTCGCCGTCTACGGCGGCGTTTTCCAGGACGTACTGGACGACGAACTGTTCGAACCGTTCAACGAAGAGGTCGACTTCGAGGCGACCTCCCAGGAACAGCCGACTGCCGAGGAGGCGCTGGCCCAGTACGAGAGCGCCGTCGACGCGGGCGAAGCGCCGGTCGACGTCGCGATCATGTCCACGGTCGGCGTCCTGCGGGGACTCAATTCCGATCTGTGGCACATCTGGGAGAGCGAAGACGAGTTCGAGAACCTCCAGTACATCAGCGACGACCTGATCGAGGAGGCCGACGGCGGCATCGCCAGCGTCGGCGCGCTCTCGTGGTACATCAACCTCGTCCAGAACACCGAGGTCATCGAGGAGTCGCTGGATAGCTGGGAGGCTCTCTGGGACGAGGAGTACGAGGACACCTTCGGGCTGCTCGGACTCGCGTCGAACTCGTTCCTGCTGGATATCACCGCCGAAGTCTACTTCGACGGCCAGGAGACCCTGCAGGATCGGGAAGGCGTCGAGGAGGTCTTCGAGCAACTCGAGGGGGTCACCGACCAGGCGAACTTCTGGTACGAGAACGAGGCGGAGTTCCAGCAACGGCTCCGGGACGGCGAGGTGCCGGCCGGGATGCTCTACAGTGACATCACGAAGGTGATGCAGGACGACGGCGCACCCGTTCAGTCGAACTTCGTCGAGGAGGGGTCGGTACTCGACTCCGGCTCGTGGGTGGCACTCGAAACCACAGAGTTGACCGAGGAAGCCCGCCAGTTCATCGACTACGCCAGCCGACCCGAGGTCCAGGACCGCGTTGCCGAGAGCCTCTATACGGCGCCGACGATCGACCGCGAGCACTCCGAAATCGACGACGAGACCTACGAGGAGATCGCCGGTCCGGGCCCCGAGGAAGCGATCGTCCCCCACTACGAACTCTACCTCGAGGAGGAAGAGTGGGTGAACGAACGCTGGGAAGAGTTCATCATCGGCTAA
- a CDS encoding DUF7139 domain-containing protein, which produces MTSLTEVYEGTEREVTSLRRLYAGTALVLLGAALAIVAVLVATTDLFAGLAIGVVDWGIADQFVVVQVAGVLAGLGVPAALVGVFIVLPAGPRVRAAAAISASLCLLGVSLFWYAYPENWRYGSDQLTLEVSAIYLLGLFTAVWCLFTAVVNFKTRNDPGGMLEMNVTRKNKTVLEVEDSDDSTGGLGGIGFLGSTPDGDVETQTNTDAESGDAGSVGAASGAGTSSGGPIADAAGPATSDGGSAAADITSPLDGGADGAEIVGSPGSASEAEPADRYCGNCRHFEYARSSSGMVPYCTRHETAMDDMDACDEWVPNRNRD; this is translated from the coding sequence ATGACAAGCCTGACGGAGGTCTACGAGGGGACCGAACGAGAGGTGACGAGCCTCCGGCGGCTGTACGCGGGCACGGCGCTCGTTCTGCTGGGGGCGGCGCTTGCGATCGTCGCCGTCCTCGTGGCGACGACCGATCTGTTCGCCGGCCTCGCGATCGGCGTCGTCGACTGGGGGATAGCCGACCAGTTCGTCGTCGTCCAGGTCGCCGGCGTCCTGGCTGGGCTGGGCGTCCCGGCCGCGCTCGTCGGCGTCTTCATCGTCCTGCCGGCCGGCCCGCGGGTCCGGGCCGCGGCCGCGATCAGCGCCAGCCTCTGCCTGCTCGGGGTCAGCCTCTTCTGGTACGCCTACCCCGAAAACTGGCGCTACGGCAGCGACCAGCTCACGCTCGAGGTCTCGGCGATCTACCTTCTCGGACTCTTTACGGCCGTCTGGTGTCTGTTCACCGCCGTCGTCAACTTCAAGACGCGCAACGATCCCGGCGGGATGCTCGAGATGAACGTCACCCGGAAGAACAAGACGGTCCTCGAGGTCGAGGACAGCGACGACTCGACCGGCGGCCTCGGCGGGATCGGGTTCCTCGGGTCGACGCCGGACGGCGACGTCGAGACGCAGACGAACACGGACGCCGAGTCCGGAGACGCCGGTTCGGTCGGTGCGGCTTCCGGAGCCGGGACCAGTTCCGGGGGACCGATCGCCGACGCCGCCGGCCCGGCCACGAGCGACGGGGGATCGGCCGCCGCCGATATCACCTCGCCGCTCGACGGCGGCGCGGACGGCGCGGAAATCGTCGGCTCCCCCGGTTCCGCATCGGAGGCCGAACCGGCCGACCGCTACTGCGGTAACTGCCGCCACTTCGAGTACGCACGGTCCTCCTCCGGCATGGTGCCGTACTGTACCCGCCACGAGACCGCGATGGACGACATGGACGCCTGCGACGAGTGGGTTCCGAACCGGAACCGCGACTAG